DNA sequence from the Geobacter sp. AOG2 genome:
GATAAGATGACCGCCGAAGCCGTAGGGATTGCCACACAATTTGATTCGCTAGCAACAACCAGCGAGGAAATGTCTACCACTAGTGGCGATATATCTCGGAATTGCCAGACCGCAGCATTTGAGGCGCTACAGGCTAGCCAAACTGCCGAAAATGGTGTGAATGTCGTTGAAAATACCGTTCGGGTCATGAACCGCATCGCTAACCGGGTGAAGAAAACCGCAAAAACAGTACAAAGCTTAGGGAGCTGTGGCGACCAAATAGGTGAAATTATAGGTACAATTGAAGATATTGCTGATCAGACCAACCTTTTGGCTCTGAACGCCGCCATTGAAGCTGCACGTGCAGGTGAACAGGGTCGTGGGTTCGCAGTTGTAGCCGACGAGGTCAGAGCTCTTGCGGAACGAACGACTACTGCAACCCACGAGATCAGCGATATGATCAAGGCCATCCAGGGCGAGACAGCTGAGGTAGTGTTCGCCATGAATGAGGGGATTTCAGAGGTGGAGAGAGGAATGGATGAAGCTGCAAAATCTGGTGTAGCGCTTCGGGTTATCCAAGAACAGGTAAACTCAGTGAACACCCATATCAGCCAGATTGCCACGGCTGCTGAGGAACAGAGCGCCACCACGGCCGAAATTAGCAGGAACATCCAGCATATTTGCGAGGCGATGCAGCATTCCGCTCAAAGTGGTAACGAGTCCGTAGTTGCTACCAATCAACTTTCAAATCTAGCAGAAGATCTGAAGATGTATATGGGGCAATTCAAAGTGTAGCGATAAATAGCTGAATATGGCGGTGGTAGAACGTTTTCTAATGATTTAAGTGTTTTCTATTACCCCTGTTCGTGAATGCCGATATTAAATCGGCTTAAGACGGCTTAAGAGGAATCCATGACCACCCGTTCCGTTTCATTCGTCGCAAAATCGGGCACCGGCAAGACGACCCTGCTGGAGAAGGTTATTACCGAACTCAAGGGCCGGGGCTACCGGCTGGGGGTCATCAAACACGACGCCCACCGCTTCGATATCGATCATCCGGGCAAGGACAGCCACCGCCTGACCCAGGCCGGCGCCGACACCATGCTGATCTCCTCGCCGGAAAAACTGGCCGTCATCAAGAAACACGACGCCTCCCCACCCATCGAGGAGTTGATCGCCACCTATTTCGGCGACGTGGACCTGGTCCTGACCGAGGGGTTCAAGAAAAGCGGCCTCCCCAAGATCGAGGTCCATCGCCGGGAGCGAAGCGATACCCTGCTCTGCCGGGGCGAGGAACACGACCCGAGCCTTTTGGCGGTGGCCAGCGATGAACCTTTGAACCTGGACGTGCCGGTGCTGGACCTGAACAACCCTGCACAGGTGGCGGATTTCGTGGAGGAGCGGATCATCCGTGCAACTGACTGACTCCCTGGGGAGAACCATAAACTACCTGCGCCTGTCGGTGACCGACCGCTGCAACATGCGCTGCTCCTACTGCATGCCCGCAGAGGGTGTTGCCGACCAGGGGCACGACGCGGTCCTACGCTACGAGGAGTTGCTGTTGATCGCCGAGGCCGCCGTGGGCCTGGGGATCGAGAAGATCCGCATCACCGGCGGCGAGCCGCTGGTTCGGGCCGGCATCGTGGACTTCCT
Encoded proteins:
- a CDS encoding methyl-accepting chemotaxis protein, with amino-acid sequence MDVLINIKTRNKIMAFAIINCIGLLLIATLGALSFSRMNVMLFAIVVILIVISIITGNMISNSMTRPLKTTRETLQAAAGGDLTARSNIVGKDEIGMLAYEANSTIEKMNCIISKVSINSDSVAFEAARLLDLADKMTAEAVGIATQFDSLATTSEEMSTTSGDISRNCQTAAFEALQASQTAENGVNVVENTVRVMNRIANRVKKTAKTVQSLGSCGDQIGEIIGTIEDIADQTNLLALNAAIEAARAGEQGRGFAVVADEVRALAERTTTATHEISDMIKAIQGETAEVVFAMNEGISEVERGMDEAAKSGVALRVIQEQVNSVNTHISQIATAAEEQSATTAEISRNIQHICEAMQHSAQSGNESVVATNQLSNLAEDLKMYMGQFKV
- the mobB gene encoding molybdopterin-guanine dinucleotide biosynthesis protein B, yielding MTTRSVSFVAKSGTGKTTLLEKVITELKGRGYRLGVIKHDAHRFDIDHPGKDSHRLTQAGADTMLISSPEKLAVIKKHDASPPIEELIATYFGDVDLVLTEGFKKSGLPKIEVHRRERSDTLLCRGEEHDPSLLAVASDEPLNLDVPVLDLNNPAQVADFVEERIIRATD